CCAGCGAGCGGCCAAACTGCCGGCGACTATGGGCGTGGTCGGTCGCAAGTTGCAAGCAAGTCTTCGCCGCTCCGGTGCAACAAGCTCCAAAAGTCGTCCGGCCAAAATCGAGTACCGTCAGCGCGACCTTCAGTCCCTTGCCGATCGGACCCAAGATGTTTTCTCGCGGCACGTGCATGTTGTCGAAGGCCAGCCGAGACGTCGCGGTCCCACGGATCCCCAGCTTTTCCATCCGCGCTTCGGTCACCTGGAACCCCGGCATATCGGGCGTAACGAGAAACGCAGTGATCGCAGTCTTATCGCTCTCGGCGACCGGCGTTCGCGCCATCACCGTCAAGACATCCGCGATCGCTCCGTTGGTGATGTATCGCTTCTGTCCATTGAGCACAAAATGTTGGCCGTCCGCCGTGGGCACCGCCATCGTTTGCACGTTCGCTGCATCGGAACCGGCTTCGGGTTCGGTCAACGCAAACGCAGCCAGCTTCTTTCCGCTGACTAAATCGGGCAACCAACGTTGCCGCTGCGATTCGCTGCCAAACAGCAACAGCCCCCGCATCCCTATCGAATGATGCGCGTTGACGAAGATCGCCGTCGAACTACAACGGCTGCCGATCACTTCCAACAACCGGCAATAGGCCATTTGTGAATACCCGCGGCCACCAAATTCCGCGGGAGCTGTCATCCCCAACAATCCAAACTGCCCCAATCCATCGATCAATTCGCACGGGATGTCCGCTTCGCGATCGATCCGCACCGGATCGAGATTCCGATCGCAGAACGCCTCCAATTCGGCAACCGCCGCGTCGGTGTCCGCTTTCTGATTGGTCGACAGTTGTGGATAGGGAAAGACCCAATCGGCGATCAACTGGCCGGCAAACAATCCCTTGGCCAATCCGATCGTTTGCGGCAGCGAGCCCAGTAGTTCTTCGGCTTGGCGGATCTGTTCGGCTCGCTGTTCCAGGCGTTCCGCCGACGCTTCGGTTACATGGCTTCCCATTTTGGATCTCGCTTCTCAATAAACGCGGCTAGCCCTTCATGCGCCTCGGCGCTGTGACGAGCTGCCAGATGTTTTTTGATGCTGTCCTCCGAAGCATTCGTTTTCGGAACGGCAAAGGTCTCGTTGATCAGCAGCTTGGTCTGGCGAATCGTCTCGGGACCGCCAGCGATCACGGCGTGAGCGGCCTCTACCGCAGCGGCACGCAACTGAGCAGCCGCAACGATCCGCTGCACCAACCCAACCTGCTGCGCCCGCGCGGCATCGATCGGTTCGCCCAATAGAAACAATTCCCGCAAGTCACCCTCGCGCACTTTGTGGCGCAGCACATCGCAGATCAATGCGGGCAACAGACCACGTCGCGCTTCCGGGAATCCAAACTTGGCATCCTCCGCGGCGATCACCAGATCGCATGCTGCCATCAATCCCGCTCCGCCGGCAAACGCGCCACCTTGAACCGCCGCGATCACGATCAACGATGTCTCGCGCAGCTGTCGCAGCGCTCCTTCCACCGCCGCCGCCGATCGTTCAACAAGCGCGAGATCGGCAGCTTCGCGAAGATCGAGCCCAGCGGAGAAGACCGGACCGGCAGCTCGCAAGATCACCACGCGGTTGGCGCGATCCGATTCGATCCGT
Above is a genomic segment from Rosistilla ulvae containing:
- a CDS encoding acyl-CoA dehydrogenase family protein, which produces MGSHVTEASAERLEQRAEQIRQAEELLGSLPQTIGLAKGLFAGQLIADWVFPYPQLSTNQKADTDAAVAELEAFCDRNLDPVRIDREADIPCELIDGLGQFGLLGMTAPAEFGGRGYSQMAYCRLLEVIGSRCSSTAIFVNAHHSIGMRGLLLFGSESQRQRWLPDLVSGKKLAAFALTEPEAGSDAANVQTMAVPTADGQHFVLNGQKRYITNGAIADVLTVMARTPVAESDKTAITAFLVTPDMPGFQVTEARMEKLGIRGTATSRLAFDNMHVPRENILGPIGKGLKVALTVLDFGRTTFGACCTGAAKTCLQLATDHAHSRRQFGRSLAEFELMQQKLVRMAAWTYAMEAMTTVTAGLIDRGLEDYMLETAILKVWSTERLWTIVNDAFQIHGGAAYFTDQPLERMLRDHRINQIGEGANEVLMSFIALTGMRGPGLQMQAVASAWKHPLRHAGLVCRFATDGARLRCCSPVVPLRSPELRRYGKQLGKQIRRFGATVQKTLVTHREEVLERQLVLERIAWMAMELFAAASTLSRWDSDLVANDHTHDAVARWCFADSHRRIEGLQRAMRCNDDDLLKLAANG
- a CDS encoding enoyl-CoA hydratase/isomerase family protein; this encodes MEEWILVESIEPGIESIVLNRPSRRNALSIKLLDQLSAALQRIESDRANRVVILRAAGPVFSAGLDLREAADLALVERSAAAVEGALRQLRETSLIVIAAVQGGAFAGGAGLMAACDLVIAAEDAKFGFPEARRGLLPALICDVLRHKVREGDLRELFLLGEPIDAARAQQVGLVQRIVAAAQLRAAAVEAAHAVIAGGPETIRQTKLLINETFAVPKTNASEDSIKKHLAARHSAEAHEGLAAFIEKRDPKWEAM